NNNNNNNNNNNNNNNNNNNNNNNNNNNNNNNNNNNNNNNNNNNNNNNNNNNNNNNNNNNNNNNNNNNNNNNNNNNNNNNNNNNNNNNNNNNNNNNNNNNNNNNNNNNNNNNNNNNNNNNNNNNNNNNNNNNNNNNNNNNNNNNNNNNNNNNNNNNNNNNNNNNNNNNNNNNNNNNNNNNNNNNNNNNNNNNNNNNNNNNNNNNNNNNNNNNNNNNNNNNNNNNNNNNNNNNNNNNNNNNNNNNNNNNNNNNNNNNNNNNNNNNNNNNNNNNNGGTGGCCTCGACCCCAGCCTCCCTAAACAGTGTCTGCTCCACGGCCtttgtcgtgaatttcgaactgatcattcgaaatccccgccatttaacttcacaagtgttgcgttaaattggggcaagactgagggatctcgcgggcgattcattgaacagaaagctgtccaatacacgacagtttatgacgcaattcctaaatgcatggcggggaaggagcgcttcttatagaaaagaagacgttatgaattttcgttaataaatataattcgctgATCACTATTAAGAGATtaattatctatgtatagatttggagccaaggactccatagtcattaaagaatttgcagattacggccttcagccagaactttaagttaattcattgattttaaataataacgtaacagtcatatttcacattcaagaataaaatagatttagtaatatacgtaatgttgaaataatcgatgattcccgcctgaattacaaggattctgtagttcacgcgggaaagcgtaagtttcctttaaagaagggcgaagtgacgcgtcattcctgcccagaacctGATCCGTGTAAGAACCGTAaaaatttgtgtgtctctcaattctccgactcccagccatcgccatgctaggtcgaattccgtcttaacagtaagttaactttatccacgtatatatgtgccatccctgcgatgagggactctaTTTATACAGCAAaagaaagctgccagtgcaagaaagttatttgtttgtgacattgagtcaatgggtctcgtattgtgcagatttttcgtccagttgtggacttagtgctttacaagcacgtgacatcaaagatcctatgtgctgcaacatacaaaggctatgagaattttcaagtatttgtattaaattggtaaaagcagtacgaaactgcgtgtactgtggaattctgctaggaactttagtttcggtgttctgttaatgtatttaaatgtttatttttcgtaataaaactgttatgttgaccaaattttattgtatctcaccctaagagttttagagtgcgcgcctcctcaaggccttgtcatctgcccagaacatccgggcacgaatcatatagTAAAAGTCGAGAAAATTCACGAcagccttttttatattttgatttatgatattttccgtgttttgtttattccttcatgTTCATCCATAGGGGAATGGTATACTACAACTTACTTAAAGTGGTCTCATGACTATCAGGTGTAGTTTATTTACCCCTGTAATTGAATTTCTCTGAAGCAGATGAAATAGAAAACGGTACCGTAACGTCCGTCTTTTTGATGGGTAACTTATTTGATAGGTCTGAATTCCGTGAGGgcaagaagacaaaaaaaaaagtgtgcactttctcccatttttttcctttgtttgtttctttcttaaatttataattattttttaatcattcatttttttattcacatttgaAAGACTTCACTTTCAAGAATTTACTTCATTCCTTTCATAAGTCACTAGACGCGAAAACAGATGAAAGTTGTTTATAAATGAATTGGTAAAATTAATGTCACTGTAAAAATGAATTGAATCTTATGCCACTAAGGACTGAAAAGGATAACATGCAAAGAACATAATATCGCATCAAATCCGGACGATTGGTTAGCCAGAATTCCGTGAACTACAAACAGTGGATGCTTTATTGCAATTTTATGTGTCCATGTTCCATAttgcgttgtttttttttatatcattatatatatatatatatatatatatatatatatatatatatatatatatatatatatattacatatacatagatgatagatagataaccAAGGTGCAGACAGGTGAAAACCAAATaatacatcaaatcaggtgttgactTATGGAAACAGgccaaaatctaaaaaaaaaaaaaaaaactgaaaagtccCAATAAAGGAAAAATGTAGATATTGGCCTTTGTCCTTAAGTCAgcacctgatttgatatatagatatatagatatatcatcatcatcaccatcatcatcagcatttgctagtccactgcaagacaaaggcctcagacatgtccttccacgcCCTTCTGGTAATGTACTTTCTCTGCTAGTCGATACCAGCAAATTTTCGCAGCTCGTCAGTCCAtcatcttctcctccttcctctgcttcgtttgcaatctctagggacccaatctgttattcttttagtccatctattatctggcattcttattataatatcctgctcacgtccatttcttttttttacttattgttagaatatcctctactctCGTTtgcatcattcatatatatagtataatgtgtatctatctatctatctatctatatatatatctatatatatatatatatatatatatatatatatatatatatacacatgtttataaatacatatgtacatatgcgtatcccttgttcattttcatatgtaGACCATTCCTTAAGATCTGTTACAACACGAACAGTCAAGCCCTTCCGGTATTTTCTTTCATCTACTATTTGCtttattgatttttcattttcctatatgTTGTCACACAAGTCTTAGTAGCCATAAATCAGTCAATTTcatctagaaaaaaaatgcggacaTTTCAAGCGATTTCTGTCATCTACCAAACAAATCCCTATGGTAGTTTTGTTTCTGTATCGCTATCATACATGAATCTGCAGCCATTTACCTCATTATTTTCCGTAACAAGTGAGAgcattaagaaaagaaaatataacttctCTAACAGGAAACGTCAGAAGTTGTTTCGTACTGTGCTCACATATAAAGGTTTATCGGCAGCACTCAttagtatacagagagagagagagagtcctaactGCCGGCATTCTATATGCAAGTTTTGTTGCTGTTTGTTAAGTGTGTTGTATAGATCGTTAGAAATATATCTGAATGTATTTTCGGAAATGCCGCATTCCATGTGGattacctctctcttctctatctctctctctctctccctctctctctcctctctctcctttatctcaCACTCCACCCACCTCCCCCTTCACCCTCACTTCCCCCACAAGCTTCTTTAAATCAATTCGTGCACTTTATTGCAAAGCTGTTTCTGTACCTCGCGGAAATGTAAGAAGTAATATTCAGTGAACTGGGAGTTATGGTCACATCTCCTTGTACTTAGATAACTTTCCTGATGcaaagtgtgtttgtgtatgtatgtatttatatgtatgtatatgcttatatatatgtatgtatatatatacataaactatatatgaAACTAACGAACATATGAGAACGTCTTTCATAGAGTTATATAGCTgattcacatcgggatcgaacgcCAGTCTCTCAAACGAAATAACAGGGCTATGTGGGTCAGCTTAGAGAGCGTCATGGCCTTTCCTTTGAGAgaccaatatatatacacacatatatatattatatatatatatatatatatatatatatatatatatatatatataatacatcatacgATCACGTATGaaacagaaatagattttttattcACATGAGGATCGAACCTAGTCTTTCAGTTGAAAGGCCTAACTGCTGCCATCCGGGGTTCGATCCTGATATGAGtcagatattttatataattatatatatatatatatatatatataatatacatatatatatatatatatatatatatttatatatatatatatatatatatatatttataatatatatatatatttatatatatacattatatatatatatatatatatatatatatatatatatatatatatatatagatatatatatatagaatatatatatatatgtgtgtgtgtttgcgtgtgtgtgtgtacgtgtgtgtgtgtatttatgtgttatgtgaatcttatcacatcaccgtgattcttatatacgcaataagctaaaaatgtcctctAGATTATAATTCACTCtgcctcgtaattaatatattttcatatatgttaactgaaggggaattttatagttgataataatttcctcggCTCACGAACACGAACCTATGAactaagaaatcaggacgtacagtgaagcgctctacccacacacacacacacacatgtatatatatatatatgtgtgtgtgtgtttactatatatatatatatatatattatatatatatatactatatatataatatatatatatatatatatatatatatatatatatactctttatttTGAGACGTGGTAAGCATATCTAGACTTGCCATGCAGTCATTGACTTAGTGAAAAATTCCTGCGTTGTAGACGTTGATTTATTTGATGAAAACCTTGGTTTGCTGAATCATTAGTTTatcatttgcatttatatttttttactatattaattatatcatgATGGAAATATAACATAGTACACACAAacagatagaaataaataataggaTAAAATATCAACATCCTGGAGAGGGgaataaaaatcattgtaatttcCCAGATAAGAAAACATTTGAAGACCTGACTGGGTCCTGTCCAATACGAGAAAGAAATTTTCCGATTAATTAGACCGCTGTTTCGTTTCTTGGCGTCGTTGGTTCGAAGAAAGAGTAAGGACATGCTTTATGATACTGCTTGCACTCTCTCGAGTTCTTGCCGCGCAATTCTGCCTCTGTATATTCCTCCATTCTTTCATCGTTCCCGTGTCGACGACTTGGGCTGCAAtaggagaggaaaagaatttttatattatacttatattaatgtgtatatagtatatatatatatatatatatatatatatatatatatatatatatatatatatgatagatgatagatattatatgtacatatatatggatttatataaattgcatatacatatgtgtgtgtattctcacAAATATGAAGCCActaagatattttaatttttaaatcacTAATAATCATAATTGATAAGTGCATCCACGCTGCAGGATCGAAACGTGGGTCTTTGGTAGGATGAACGGTCGACTttgacctcttcttcttctttcccaacgTTATcgctacattaaagggtcggttgcctgatgcgcccaCTCCACTGCctcctatcaaaggcatcatcctccaccaaacttcTTCTCcatatatcttccttcactttatctcgccatctaattctctttctctctctctcgatattcttcctctaacaggttcctcccaagccctcgtCAATCTCTCCTCGTGATCGATCCTCAACACATGCCATAcaatctcaatcgtgactcttttatcacctctgtaagctttactaagcctgcctttcttatttcatcattttccagtctctccagcagcgatattcccatgatccacctcagcattctcatctctgttctctcaagctttacttcctcattTCTTCTTAGAcaccatgtttctgctccatatatgaacactggtcttatcactgtatTATGTGTgttgacttttagcttgactcgtattttcttatcacataccactccagttACCTCTCTCAACTTTCCTCACCTCTCTCAACTTTCCTCATACTGCTTTtaccctactgtcaacttcagcctcacgtcctccctcttggcttaaagtagatcctaagtatttaaacttttcttcctgttttataattgagcctcttctttcttgtgttaCTATtactctatcttccctactgctcagcaaaactctgttttattcacattcacctttaagccacccctctctaaagactcctgccactcccCAACcgttctctgtaggtcctcctcattttcagcagtaatcaccagatcatcggcatacaacaactcccacagctcttcattcctgatatcttcactcaacacatccatgaccagcacaaatgaaaatgggcttaatgctgacccctggtgtaatcccaCTCTAACTTCAAAGTTATCTGTTTCCCCAAcggctgttatcacttttgtgctcgaccagcctaaccaagtTTTCTGGaactttccttttctttaaacaccaaaacatcacttctcttgggattttatcgtatgctttctctaggtctataaatgcacaggAGAGCTCCTgatttccctctagcctcttttcttgtggctgtcttactatgaagatggcatccattgtccctcttcctctcatgaatccatactttACAATCACTCTTAATgtctcatccagtattctctctaaaactttcaatcaatgctctgttagtttaattcctctgtagttaccacaatccatgacatctccctttttcttgaatatatataccaGTAGATTCTTCTCCCAGTTCCTTGGCATTTAttcctcttcccatatagcttttaatgGATCCAGCATCCacttccctccccacccccttgtgtacctagtaatttgatcatttcaatttggatctccgatggacctggtgatttaccattcttcattttccttaatgctctcatcacttctgtatcctgtatctacATCCCTGGTCCCTCCACCATCTGTgcttctctcatctcctctctctcattttcagtatttaacagttgttcaaaatactctcgccatctcttcttaatgtctacGGTCGACTTTGACCTCCCATCTATCAACTAAATTCTTATTGGTTGTAACTTATCCCCAGCTTATCTTAATTTAACGATATTTGGGGCTTAGTATTTGTGACCCTGTTTGCGTGTTTATGTTCATTTCTTGTAAAGAATTTCTgagtgaaaagaatttttttatgaaaagaaactTTGCATCTCACCTGAAGAAGACCTCCATGATCTCCCCGACGAGTCCATGGTGGTCCAGGGGCGCCACAAACATTTCGCAGATGGCCCTCAGCAGACAGGCCTTCCCGTCGATACCCACCGAGTCCAGGTTTTTCTCCACGATCTTGTACAAGACTTCCCTTAAACACAAAGGTGTGAAAGTTGTTGACGTCTGACTTCATCCAGTCCATAATCATAACTATGCGTCAGTCGTATCGCTTTCAAGAATATGATTA
The DNA window shown above is from Macrobrachium nipponense isolate FS-2020 chromosome 30, ASM1510439v2, whole genome shotgun sequence and carries:
- the LOC135201999 gene encoding uncharacterized protein LOC135201999, with the translated sequence MDKGLPHGFSSNALLSFPMSIDCDELGMTSVENTWGSRKPDAPPSVGNLAGGHREVLYKIVEKNLDSVGIDGKACLLRAICEMFVAPLDHHGLVGEIMEVFFSPSRRHGNDERMEEYTEAELRGKNSRECKQYHKACPYSFFEPTTPRNETAV